One Candidatus Peregrinibacteria bacterium DNA segment encodes these proteins:
- a CDS encoding DUF4256 domain-containing protein, with product MLGDLFEGGGEGLSIPEHKPGTEFRVEPDPAPFADKKGEIHELIAEATTPRENATPLSPELEAFMSTILQRFDQNKHNLACHTKENREKLELRLRAKPAKLAALKMMEEWGGKPDFTGINDKGEYRLDDLSEESTMERGLTETGAIVSFDASEEELTNRGKALTYPEVLTKIAAIGGGLELMSTDRYLALKELGVKMDLKNYTWLLPSGDRKAEKAAYGQKGMVYHPGASVNINVMCASRIGFRCSLGV from the coding sequence ATGTTGGGCGATCTATTTGAAGGCGGAGGAGAGGGATTATCAATACCAGAGCACAAACCTGGTACTGAGTTTAGAGTAGAGCCTGACCCAGCGCCATTCGCTGATAAAAAAGGAGAGATTCATGAGCTTATCGCAGAGGCCACCACTCCACGTGAAAATGCAACCCCGCTTTCCCCAGAGCTTGAAGCGTTTATGAGTACGATTTTGCAAAGATTCGATCAAAATAAGCACAACTTAGCATGCCACACAAAAGAAAATAGAGAAAAGCTCGAACTCAGATTGAGGGCAAAGCCAGCTAAATTGGCCGCATTGAAGATGATGGAAGAGTGGGGTGGAAAGCCAGACTTTACGGGCATTAATGATAAAGGGGAATACCGGCTTGATGATTTAAGCGAAGAGTCCACAATGGAGCGGGGATTAACAGAAACAGGAGCCATTGTTTCATTTGATGCGTCAGAAGAGGAACTTACAAACAGAGGTAAGGCCTTAACATATCCAGAAGTCCTCACAAAGATAGCGGCAATCGGAGGGGGTCTTGAACTGATGAGTACAGACCGGTATTTAGCTCTCAAAGAATTAGGGGTTAAGATGGATTTAAAAAATTACACCTGGCTACTTCCCAGTGGAGACAGAAAAGCTGAAAAAGCTGCTTATGGACAGAAGGGCATGGTGTATCATCCGGGCGCAAGTGTAAACATAAACGTAATGTGTGCTTCCCGTATCGGGTTCCGTTGCTCCTTAGGAGTTTAG
- a CDS encoding sigma-70 family RNA polymerase sigma factor — MIDPHEKEWIERAKTGEAEAISQLYQAHKEKVYKFIYFRVGSQADAEDLFQDIMLAAFDSLPRFRGEVPFLHWCYQVARNKVAYFWRLKSQNRTFELDEEQIGFEEEWVNAKDPEEEATEDAILFEEIEKVREKISKVMDQLPENYAQVLRFRFFEGLTLTQVAEKMEITLNYVKVLQNRALKKAAQLYALTS; from the coding sequence ATGATCGATCCGCACGAAAAAGAATGGATTGAGCGCGCAAAAACGGGTGAAGCCGAGGCTATTTCTCAACTCTATCAAGCTCACAAAGAAAAAGTATACAAATTCATCTATTTTCGCGTGGGTTCTCAAGCCGATGCAGAGGACCTTTTTCAGGACATCATGCTCGCTGCCTTCGACAGCCTGCCTCGTTTTCGAGGGGAAGTTCCTTTCTTGCACTGGTGCTATCAAGTGGCACGAAACAAAGTCGCCTACTTTTGGAGGCTCAAAAGTCAAAACAGAACTTTTGAACTGGATGAAGAACAAATTGGATTTGAAGAAGAGTGGGTGAATGCCAAAGATCCTGAAGAAGAAGCCACGGAAGACGCCATTCTCTTCGAAGAAATCGAAAAAGTGCGCGAAAAAATAAGCAAAGTCATGGATCAACTCCCTGAAAACTACGCACAGGTTCTCCGCTTCCGCTTCTTTGAGGGCCTCACTCTCACCCAAGTGGCAGAAAAAATGGAAATCACCCTCAACTACGTCAAAGTTCTCCAAAATCGAGCCTTAAAAAAAGCCGCTCAACTCTACGCTCTCACTTCCTAA